Part of the Spinacia oleracea cultivar Varoflay chromosome 5, BTI_SOV_V1, whole genome shotgun sequence genome, CACTTGTTATGAAGGAGTCTTTGTAATTAGGAAGCAACTATGGGACTATCATCCTGAATTAGTAAAAATTCATATATTTGATGAATGACCAAAGAAATCATGCACAAAATTTCAAAGTTCTATAACATTAACATATGCTGAGTAAAACAGCCAGAATACTCCTTTTACAAATGACAATTCAAGTTCCACAACAACTCCATTAATTCAGGAAGGAATTCATACAAAAACTTCCAGAAATATCACTAACAGCATCATTAGACAACTAAGAACATTGGTAAACACCTATAACCGGAACCGTAAACGGGGAACATACATTCCCCAATCGCACATATCAAAATGCACATAGACATAAACCAAACTAACATAATTTAACTTCCAAAAAAATCCCACAATTGATAACTATCACAAGATTATCAtgaattttaacaaattaatcataccAGCTTCTACATTCAAATTCAAATGCTAAACAATTTATCAAATCATTGAAAAAAACAGGAAACTACCTCAGAATCCGAATTCAAATTCAGGTTTGCGAAACCTTCTCCAACAAAGCCTTAGCAAGATTACCAAACCCATCAACCTCACAAAACTTCTTAATCAACTCCACAACATCTTCCTTCCCCAATAAGCTTTCTCTCACCTCACTCCCCCCACTCTCCACCAAGTAATACAACCCCGCAATCGCATACTTAACCGTATTCCTCACCGGACTCGAAAGACACCCAATCAACGCCTCAACGCCGCCGCAATCACAAACAATCTTAGCGTTTTGTGGGTCAGCGACGGCGTTGCAGATTCCACCGGCGGCGAACTCGATGAGACGCTCGTTTGGCTCAGTCAAGCAGTCAATGAAAAGCTCCAAAACGTTGAGGTCCCTTAAAATGGCGTAATTGTAAGGGTCGTATGCGAAATTTGCTACATTTGCGACGATTTTTTCTTTGGATTCTTCGGAGTTTGTGGGGGTTTGGAATTGGGTGATGAGTTGTTGGAGGTGTTGCTGCCTCGGTGTGCCGTATTTGCCAGTTCGCTCTTCTTGCCGTTTGTCGTTCGTGAACATTTTTGGGGTTTTGGTTTGAAATTTTTGGTGGAACGGAGATCTGGTGGTTTTGTCTCACTATCATTTTATTGTTTACTCTGTATTTGATTGAcactactttttttttgggtgaactACTGTATGCCCGTGCATATAAGATTGTTACTCCGTAATTAACTTAATTTTATAGAAAATGGAAGGATTAATAATTTCAGTTTGCATCTATCAAAAGTAACCATGTTTTGCTAGTGTTTtgatgtttattttttatttattttttatttattttctaacTCTTCATGTAACAAAAAATGTGTATCTTATCGGAGAACTATATTAGATCCCGTATATgcacggattttgataattttttcacaaaatatttaactgaatatcctgcaaactactgcatagttataacatttttaacataattatttaaatttattcatctaatatgcatatttaaaatgctaatatggcaatttgaccaaaattttgagtgatatatttttccattattaatatagcgattagactaaaaaattaccaatttagaatatattattacgtcgtatctattatttccataatttataaactaaattttgttttcatacgaaaatagtttataaaaaaggtagagaataaaaataaaataaaacagattcactttttgggaaagtgattattggcgggaaaaaatcgcaccaggaattgacatgtgttattcctggtgtctcttttagtatatagtaatatatGGTGTTTAGAAATTCAAGTGATAAGTGTACGAATCCCCTATCAATTTATCATTTTTGGAACCTATACATTCTTAAAAATGAGAAACGTTGCAAAGATGAATATCGATGAGAGCCGCGTCACATCATACATTGATAGTTCTATCCTAGTGCAGTAGTGTTAattaaacggatttttcatgaaatgccttTGAGGTTtgtcttaatgcaccaaatacccctaaactttccagaatgcaccaaatacccccgaggtttaaaacaataacacaaaatgcccctaatgagcattttccgtccattccgttaagtctccgttagcgTGAATTTACTTTTTTGCCCTTACTCAACTATTTTCTCTACTAATTCTAATATTAAcacttaattaaattaattaaacccctaaacaattaattaactattatcttaaaaaaaaattaagcccctaaaaatctaattaactattaaaaatacaaattgaCCAAAAATTGCTTGCTTGCTTGTTTCTTTATCGTTGTCACCCAACAAATTAAGCTCCTAAGAAGCTGCTTTGCTTGCTTCTTCATCGCCACCATCGCCAAAAACAAATTGACCAAAGCAGCCCAGGCGACGAACTTCAATGCAGGTACCACCAAAACCCACCCCCTGGTGTTTCCCTCCCCCGCACTGAACTTCAATGCCGCCACCACCAAACCCCACTCCCCCTCCCCACTGCCGCCGCCACCAAACCCTACTCCCCCTTCCTCATCAGCGTTGTTTCCCTCCCCCGCACTTCCCCCACCGTTACGATTATTGCGACAAGCATCAATGCTAGATTGAAATCCCCCATTGCTGATTTGGGGATCAATTTTTTTGTTAGGGTTTGTGTTTTAGATCTTAAttttgaggagagaggaaaATCGAATGTGTTTGTTTGAGTTTGAGTTGAATCTTTGAAAAGGGAGGTAGTAGAAAGCTTCTCCTTGAGTTCACGTAATAATGGGGTTTGGTGATGGCTTGGTGGTGGCTGTGAGTGAAGTTCATGAAGATTGaagaaggaaagagaaagagacagagaaagataaagataaaggaaaaaaaagagtatttaaaaaaaaaaaaaaaaaaaaagttaacggagacttaacagaatggacggaaaatgctcattaagcgtattttgtgttattgttttaaacctcaggggcatttggtgcattctggaaaatttaggggtatttggtgcattaagataaacctcaggggcatttcatgaaaaatccgttaattaaaaataatggtACACATtaacattaaataaataaccgaagaaaagccaaaatacaaaatgtcaccaaaatcaaaataaacTCTACATGGGTATATCTTAGATATTTCTCACAATATCCATCATTCCATTGGCACCAATAAACATACTCTTTAGTAGTTGGTATGAGCATTTGTGTCTCCGCAAAATAGCAACGGCCGAATCTTCATACCCTTGAACATTTAACTGCAAGCTTAGACCACTGAAAAAGACCATGTAAATTTGATCATCCATTGTAAGATAAACACAAGTAGTTTGATAAATGTATTATACTTCGAGTTGAGTACATAAATTATCATAAGTCAAGCAATTACTATCTAAGTTGAGCCATCGCTGAAAttaaatcaaaacaaacaaTTAATAGTGAAAAAGAAGTAAATAAACATGAAATGATTACCTCGAAGTAACCCAACTCAAGAATAACTTAATCTTCTCATTTGACATATATATGTAACCATCTAAGCATATTCTATCGTGTGACTAAACATGACATGATAAAAGATCAAATAAACACATTTCAGAAAAAGGTATACGCGCGGGGTAGTTCAAAGACAAATCACGTTCTTCAGAATCATTAGATATCATGGCCGAATCCTTATGTTTTTCAAGTTGGATATAAGTATCTCATGAAACCTTTCCTTTTCACATGTACGTCTATTATGCAAGAGACACACAATAACCATGCAATATTCAAAGAAAAATGGCGCCCAAAATTGTCGCTCGGCCTTTTTCATGTGGGTCATGTACTAAAGTTTTTATAAGATAATAATAGTCCATACTAAAGGATCTGAAAGATTGAATCAAGATTAAGAAATATAATTCTTAAATAAAGTGAACAAAATAAAGAAACCtataaagaaagaaaacaaTTAAGATTCATATAATGAACATAAAAGTCCTCCTTACTTGATTCGATTTCTTATTGTTTGCTCATATTGAAGCACTCCCTTCAGCAGGGTCCtgattcaaataaaaaaaattaacacaacAAAATATTGAATCGACATTAAAGAAATAGGTTGTACATCGGTTTAGAGAACCTGATTGATCGAGGGTGTTGGTGGAGAACTGAAAATAACTCAGACGTTCCACCCTACTCCATTAGaaatatttcaaaatgttcaaaAAGAAGATTTTAAGGTAGGATTTCAGAGAAGCGTAGAACTACTTAAGCGATTGTATGAAAGATGGAAGTCAACCATAAACTAAATACAATCAAACTCTGAAACAAAACTAACATATATAACTTATTAATCAAATAACACATGTGAACATCAAAGCTTAACCGTTTTAGACAAATGTATGTCCATAGACATTAAGGAAAGCATTTCGCTGCCGTAGATGGTGACCGCGCGAGAGGAGGAACATCCATTGACACTTGAATTATATAATTACTCGAAGATTGAAAAAAAGGGAAGGAAAAACACATAATCAAACTCTTTGTGGCATGTATCCAGGTACAATATATTGTATAAAAGTTTGACGCGGAGGGAAACTTTGGTGATTTCTTTCCATACAAAAACTATGAAACTTATGC contains:
- the LOC110794632 gene encoding uncharacterized protein codes for the protein MFTNDKRQEERTGKYGTPRQQHLQQLITQFQTPTNSEESKEKIVANVANFAYDPYNYAILRDLNVLELFIDCLTEPNERLIEFAAGGICNAVADPQNAKIVCDCGGVEALIGCLSSPVRNTVKYAIAGLYYLVESGGSEVRESLLGKEDVVELIKKFCEVDGFGNLAKALLEKVSQT